The following are from one region of the Natronosporangium hydrolyticum genome:
- a CDS encoding type II toxin-antitoxin system Phd/YefM family antitoxin, with the protein MPTTSDHSVGLRELRHHTSEVLARVRHGETIDVTEYGRLVARIVPVEQREPAPVLDRMISAGRVRLATRPGYRPRMRPASGADRLGDALADLRAEERW; encoded by the coding sequence ATGCCGACGACTAGCGACCACTCGGTTGGCCTGCGGGAGCTACGCCACCACACGAGTGAGGTGCTGGCTCGGGTGCGACACGGGGAGACCATCGACGTGACCGAGTACGGGCGGCTGGTTGCTCGGATCGTGCCGGTCGAGCAGCGGGAGCCCGCGCCGGTGCTGGACCGCATGATCTCCGCTGGTCGGGTGCGGTTGGCGACCCGCCCTGGTTACCGGCCCCGGATGCGGCCCGCGAGCGGCGCGGATCGACTCGGCGACGCCCTTGCCGATCTCCGCGCCGAGGAACGCTGGTGA
- a CDS encoding ROK family transcriptional regulator encodes MQARTRTGRAATARWLGALDLLRLVRRQPGITRAQAARTLEISSSSATEIAARLRGLQLLDERQAPPTGRGRPTTTLHAHADGPVVAAVEIRHEDWRVSVVDLESRLHSPAAGRHRDQRPAAVAAGLRDVLASIAESYGHRLRAVSVSVAATVCNDRIVQASTLGWEEVDLGRLVPGVPQFLGNDATLAGVAEARRHYPDRTVLYLTVEVGVGGILVQNGQAVAGATAAGGEFGHLPFGDHALTCPCGARGCWDIEVDGRAMARHRGHPAPADPRSYAEATLADDGAPARAAVHRCAEAFGRGTAGLVNALDPAVVALGGLATALYQHSGAALTDSYTAGLMRFRRSAPAPLRPSELRDSGSMMGAADVAFDAILTERGVTEWSPGRS; translated from the coding sequence ATGCAAGCCCGAACTAGGACCGGACGAGCCGCGACGGCTCGTTGGCTGGGCGCCCTTGACCTGCTACGCCTGGTACGCCGGCAGCCGGGCATTACTCGTGCCCAGGCCGCCCGGACGCTGGAGATCAGCAGCAGTTCGGCTACCGAGATCGCCGCCCGCCTCCGCGGACTGCAACTACTCGATGAGCGTCAGGCGCCACCCACGGGCCGGGGCCGGCCCACCACCACGCTGCACGCGCACGCCGACGGGCCGGTGGTGGCCGCCGTGGAGATCCGCCACGAGGACTGGCGGGTGAGCGTGGTCGACCTGGAGAGCCGCCTCCACAGCCCGGCCGCCGGCCGGCACCGCGACCAGCGCCCCGCCGCGGTGGCGGCCGGGCTGCGCGACGTCCTGGCATCGATTGCCGAGTCCTACGGCCACCGGCTGCGCGCCGTCTCGGTCTCGGTCGCCGCCACCGTGTGCAACGACCGGATCGTGCAGGCGAGCACGCTGGGCTGGGAGGAGGTCGACCTGGGCCGACTGGTGCCGGGAGTGCCCCAGTTCCTCGGCAACGACGCCACCCTCGCCGGGGTCGCGGAGGCCCGGCGGCACTACCCCGACCGCACCGTGCTGTATCTGACCGTCGAGGTAGGAGTAGGCGGTATCCTCGTACAAAATGGGCAAGCTGTCGCCGGAGCTACCGCGGCCGGCGGCGAGTTCGGACACCTGCCCTTCGGCGACCACGCCCTGACCTGTCCCTGCGGGGCTCGCGGCTGCTGGGACATCGAAGTGGATGGACGCGCTATGGCCCGTCACCGCGGCCACCCGGCGCCAGCTGACCCGCGCAGCTACGCCGAGGCCACCCTGGCCGACGATGGCGCGCCGGCCCGCGCAGCGGTGCACCGCTGCGCGGAGGCGTTCGGCCGAGGGACGGCCGGGCTGGTCAACGCGCTGGACCCGGCCGTGGTGGCGCTCGGCGGGCTGGCCACCGCGCTGTACCAGCACTCCGGCGCGGCGCTCACCGATAGTTACACCGCCGGGCTGATGCGGTTCCGCCGCTCGGCACCGGCCCCGCTGCGACCCAGTGAGCTTCGCGACAGCGGCTCGATGATGGGCGCCGCCGACGTCGCCTTCGATGCGATCCTCACCGAACGCGGCGTGACGGAGTGGTCTCCCGGCCGATCATGA
- a CDS encoding MFS transporter: MDAAVCTGQVALGFLVATFGAYLAVLADELERPRGELVWVTSTFGGGLVLAAVLGPTVLRVGAGRLLRLGAFATAVGAIGMAATPVLPVAGTGSVLVGLGCAAIVLVTPALLAGPDAARRLTRAVAAASAGGVCAPMVIGALQQVGVSGRWGLLAPVPVLIIAAARRVVPDRGVPAAHQQMWGAAVTDAPRVVAAPATIGWLRIVLAVAAEFCFVVWAVSRLQDTGASLGAASVLSTGFVLGMAVGRLGGIRIAQWPGALVLASLVAMTGTVVVFVGDDPIPVTVGITIASLGIALLYPITLAQLVAVPGLRPRHAASIGSLASGSAVLAAPAVLAWLDGAIGLRLAFLLPIPLLLLLVVLSPRQRRQEPV; this comes from the coding sequence GTGGATGCGGCCGTCTGCACCGGGCAGGTCGCGCTCGGATTCCTGGTCGCCACCTTCGGCGCGTACCTGGCGGTGCTGGCAGACGAACTCGAGCGTCCCCGTGGCGAACTGGTGTGGGTGACCTCCACCTTCGGTGGTGGTCTGGTGCTGGCCGCGGTGCTCGGTCCCACCGTCCTGCGGGTCGGTGCCGGGCGGCTGCTGCGGCTGGGGGCGTTCGCGACGGCGGTGGGCGCGATCGGCATGGCCGCGACCCCAGTGCTGCCAGTGGCCGGTACGGGTTCGGTGTTGGTCGGTCTCGGCTGTGCGGCGATCGTCCTGGTCACCCCGGCGCTGCTGGCAGGGCCGGACGCAGCGCGGCGGCTGACCCGGGCGGTGGCCGCGGCGAGCGCTGGCGGGGTGTGCGCGCCGATGGTGATCGGGGCCCTGCAACAGGTCGGCGTGTCTGGTCGGTGGGGGCTGCTGGCACCCGTGCCGGTGCTGATAATCGCCGCTGCGCGGCGAGTCGTCCCCGACCGGGGTGTGCCGGCCGCACACCAACAGATGTGGGGGGCAGCGGTGACCGACGCCCCCCGGGTGGTGGCAGCTCCGGCGACCATCGGGTGGTTGCGGATCGTGCTGGCGGTGGCGGCGGAGTTCTGTTTCGTGGTCTGGGCGGTGTCCCGACTGCAGGACACTGGCGCGTCGCTCGGGGCTGCCTCGGTGTTGAGCACGGGGTTCGTCCTCGGCATGGCGGTCGGCCGGCTCGGCGGGATCCGGATCGCACAGTGGCCGGGGGCGCTGGTGCTCGCCAGCCTGGTCGCGATGACGGGCACGGTGGTTGTCTTTGTCGGCGACGATCCAATTCCGGTGACGGTGGGCATCACCATCGCCAGTCTCGGCATCGCGCTGCTGTACCCGATCACCCTGGCCCAGCTGGTGGCCGTGCCGGGGCTGCGGCCACGCCACGCGGCGTCGATCGGTTCGCTGGCATCCGGCAGCGCGGTGTTGGCCGCGCCAGCGGTGCTGGCGTGGCTGGACGGGGCGATCGGCCTGCGGTTGGCGTTCCTGCTGCCCATTCCCTTGCTGTTACTGCTGGTGGTGCTGTCCCCACGGCAGCGCCGCCAGGAGCCCGTTTGA
- a CDS encoding SDR family oxidoreductase, which translates to MVGVALVSGASRGLGAVISRRLAADGWAVAVNYARSRAAAERVVADIRAAGGVADGFGADVTDEAAVADLVARVRSALGPVGALVANATGPQPEVPIDRLSWQDHLDQLEFFVKSPTLLLQAVLPDMRRAGYGRVIQLGSDMFERALPACSAYVAAKGAQWGLTRSWARELGGDGITVNLVAPGWIPVERHGELSDAEVAGYRADVPLGRMGVPEDVASAVSYLASGEAGFITGQRITVNGGHNMD; encoded by the coding sequence ATGGTTGGTGTGGCGTTGGTCTCCGGAGCTTCCCGCGGCCTGGGTGCGGTCATCTCGCGGCGACTAGCCGCGGATGGCTGGGCCGTGGCGGTGAACTATGCCAGGAGCCGGGCGGCGGCGGAGCGGGTAGTAGCGGACATCCGCGCTGCCGGCGGTGTTGCGGACGGGTTCGGCGCCGACGTGACCGACGAAGCGGCGGTGGCCGACCTGGTGGCACGGGTACGCTCTGCGCTCGGTCCGGTGGGGGCACTGGTGGCGAACGCGACCGGCCCCCAACCGGAGGTGCCGATCGACCGCCTCAGCTGGCAGGACCACCTGGACCAGCTCGAATTCTTCGTGAAGAGCCCCACGTTGTTGCTGCAGGCGGTGCTGCCGGACATGCGTCGCGCGGGGTACGGGCGGGTGATCCAGCTGGGCTCGGACATGTTCGAGCGGGCGCTGCCCGCTTGCTCGGCGTATGTGGCGGCAAAGGGCGCGCAGTGGGGACTTACCCGATCGTGGGCGCGGGAACTCGGCGGTGACGGGATCACCGTGAATCTGGTGGCGCCCGGCTGGATCCCGGTGGAGCGCCACGGCGAACTGTCCGACGCCGAGGTGGCCGGATACCGCGCCGATGTACCGCTGGGCCGGATGGGCGTCCCCGAAGACGTGGCGAGCGCCGTCTCCTACCTGGCCTCCGGCGAGGCCGGATTCATCACCGGCCAGCGCATCACCGTCAACGGCGGCCACAACATGGACTGA
- the ligD gene encoding non-homologous end-joining DNA ligase: protein MAKATAEEVEVAGRTIRLTNPDRVYFPARGFTKRDVFSYYLSVSEGIMRALRDRPTTLERWPQGVIEGAKLATRQDNRGDAFYQKRVPKTAPDWLARAEIAFPSGRTADELCPADLAHVAWAAQLGTIVFHPWPVRKGDVEHPDELRIDLDPQPGTGFAEAVEAAGEVRALLAELGAVGWPKTSGGRGVHVYLRIQPRWTFTEVRRAVIAFGREVARRRPDLVTTAWWKEQRGEHVFLDYNQMARDRTIACAYSLRANQRATVSTPVAWEELPACDPDDFDLASVPPRLAQRGDPHAGIDDHPWDITPLLEWAERDEHGGDGDLPYPPDHPKMPGEPMRVQPSRARQPES from the coding sequence GTGGCTAAGGCAACTGCTGAAGAGGTCGAGGTCGCCGGGCGGACGATCCGGCTGACCAACCCCGACCGGGTCTACTTTCCCGCGCGCGGGTTCACCAAGCGCGATGTCTTCTCCTACTACCTCTCGGTGTCGGAGGGGATCATGCGGGCGCTACGCGACCGGCCCACCACCCTGGAACGCTGGCCGCAGGGCGTGATCGAGGGGGCGAAGCTCGCCACCCGGCAGGACAACCGGGGCGACGCCTTCTACCAGAAACGGGTGCCGAAGACCGCCCCCGACTGGTTGGCTCGGGCCGAGATCGCCTTCCCGAGCGGCCGGACCGCCGACGAGCTGTGCCCGGCCGACCTGGCCCATGTCGCCTGGGCGGCCCAGCTCGGCACCATCGTGTTCCACCCATGGCCGGTTCGCAAGGGCGACGTGGAGCACCCGGACGAGCTGCGGATCGACCTGGACCCGCAGCCGGGCACCGGGTTCGCCGAGGCGGTCGAGGCCGCTGGCGAGGTGCGGGCGCTGCTGGCTGAGCTGGGCGCGGTGGGCTGGCCGAAGACCTCCGGTGGCCGGGGTGTCCACGTCTACCTGCGGATCCAGCCGCGGTGGACGTTCACCGAGGTACGCCGGGCGGTGATCGCGTTCGGCCGGGAGGTGGCCCGGCGCCGGCCGGATCTGGTGACCACCGCCTGGTGGAAGGAGCAGCGGGGCGAGCACGTCTTCCTCGACTACAACCAGATGGCCCGGGATCGGACCATCGCCTGCGCGTACTCGTTGCGGGCGAACCAGCGCGCCACCGTCTCCACCCCGGTGGCGTGGGAGGAACTGCCCGCGTGCGACCCGGACGACTTCGACCTGGCGAGCGTGCCGCCTCGGCTTGCGCAGCGGGGGGATCCGCACGCCGGGATCGACGACCACCCGTGGGACATTACGCCGTTGCTGGAGTGGGCCGAGCGGGACGAGCATGGCGGGGACGGGGACCTGCCCTATCCCCCGGACCACCCGAAGATGCCGGGGGAGCCGATGCGGGTGCAGCCGAGCCGGGCCCGCCAACCGGAGTCCTGA
- a CDS encoding GNAT family N-acetyltransferase: MEIDLIDRPDSAETEELLALRHAAHAADTPDEPPPLRSQLLAEIAHPSREYQRQWLAARVDGGLVAVARLKLPQIDNRQLAEVFVEVAPGHRRRGIGRALMERAFRRSDEAERSTVVSGAIRPHPDGPARPDAGARFLERLEFSPGLTLVQRRLDLAAVDEAAEQQLAEQCQPHASEYQLHSWTGETPESFLDGVAYLGNRLVADAPAGELSVQSTLDAPRVRAEERELLRTSHLVSAVAQHRDTGLAGISQLKVRPTGDRGSVTLTVVDPRHRGHRLGILLKIAVHRLARHTFPELGYVHTGNADTNGHMAAINERLGFAAYQTGVIYQHRRPR; the protein is encoded by the coding sequence ATGGAGATCGACCTCATTGACCGTCCTGACTCTGCCGAGACCGAGGAGTTGCTCGCGCTACGGCACGCAGCGCACGCCGCCGACACACCGGATGAGCCGCCGCCGCTGCGCTCCCAGCTGCTCGCGGAGATCGCTCACCCCAGCCGGGAGTACCAACGCCAGTGGCTCGCCGCCCGGGTGGACGGCGGGTTGGTCGCCGTCGCCAGGCTGAAGTTGCCGCAGATCGATAACCGCCAGCTGGCGGAGGTCTTCGTCGAGGTGGCTCCCGGCCACCGGCGCCGAGGCATCGGACGGGCACTCATGGAACGCGCCTTCCGTCGCAGCGACGAGGCGGAGCGGTCCACGGTGGTCAGCGGCGCGATCCGGCCGCATCCGGACGGCCCGGCCCGGCCCGACGCCGGCGCCCGCTTCCTGGAGCGGCTCGAGTTCTCACCGGGGCTCACCCTGGTCCAGCGCCGGCTCGATCTCGCTGCCGTGGACGAGGCGGCCGAGCAGCAGCTGGCTGAGCAGTGTCAGCCCCACGCCTCCGAATATCAGCTGCACAGCTGGACCGGGGAGACTCCGGAAAGCTTCCTGGACGGGGTCGCCTACCTGGGCAACCGGCTCGTGGCCGACGCGCCGGCCGGCGAGCTCTCCGTGCAGAGCACCCTGGACGCGCCCAGGGTGCGCGCGGAGGAGCGTGAGCTTCTCCGGACCAGCCATCTGGTCTCGGCGGTGGCCCAGCACCGCGACACCGGGTTGGCGGGGATCAGCCAGCTCAAGGTGCGGCCAACGGGCGACCGCGGGTCAGTGACGTTGACGGTGGTCGACCCTCGGCACCGTGGCCACCGGCTCGGCATACTGTTGAAGATCGCGGTTCACCGGTTGGCCCGCCACACCTTCCCGGAGCTGGGGTACGTGCACACCGGCAACGCCGACACCAACGGCCACATGGCGGCGATCAACGAGCGGTTAGGGTTCGCCGCTTACCAGACCGGGGTTATCTACCAGCACCGCCGGCCGCGGTGA
- a CDS encoding alpha/beta hydrolase, whose product MSRIRLLVAPATLVALLLAGCTGDWPGTDDDAAGPSGPAAADENGEVDWAACPELLDELFGDIAPPGLIDQLTEATSYDCGTVTVPQDWEQPDAPETHEIALVRARSADQSDRIGSLLVNPGGPGGSGIESAVFLSFGPVFGGLADSVTARFDLVGFDPRGVARSSPVDCFSDEELDESFGADPDPVTQGEFDEGVAEGQQQAEACAAEYGDALRTYSTKQTAHDMEAIRVALGDGELNYLGFSYGTLLGATYAHMYPDRIRSMVLDGAIDPREDLLTSVEGQAQGFERALDNFSQWCADSPDECSLRPDARTAVSDAIEAARDEPVTGPDGREATAGWVFWAVIATLYSQDLWPQLAAALEQLDAGDPAVVFELADAYTRRDAEGNYDNMFDANTVINCADSDTEVTVEQVRDLQEEWRDEYPVFGAPLAVGVAGCALWPVPSDPYPTGPAEGAPPILVIGTLGDPATPYEATAGLAELLGVGVVLTYEGEGHTAYPEVSCIADAVDAYLIDLTVPEEGTRCPAE is encoded by the coding sequence ATGAGTCGCATCCGCCTCCTCGTCGCCCCGGCCACGCTCGTCGCCCTCCTGCTCGCTGGCTGTACCGGAGACTGGCCCGGCACCGACGACGACGCTGCGGGCCCGAGCGGCCCGGCTGCCGCCGACGAGAACGGCGAGGTCGACTGGGCGGCATGCCCGGAGCTGCTGGACGAGCTCTTCGGCGACATCGCCCCACCCGGGCTGATCGACCAGCTCACCGAAGCCACCAGCTACGACTGCGGCACGGTCACCGTGCCGCAGGACTGGGAGCAACCCGACGCTCCAGAGACGCACGAGATCGCGCTGGTCCGCGCCCGCAGCGCCGACCAGTCCGATCGGATCGGCTCGCTGCTGGTCAACCCGGGCGGCCCGGGCGGGTCCGGGATCGAATCGGCGGTGTTCCTGTCGTTCGGGCCGGTCTTCGGCGGGCTCGCCGATTCGGTGACGGCCCGGTTCGACCTGGTCGGTTTCGACCCGCGGGGGGTGGCCCGTTCCAGCCCGGTGGACTGCTTCTCCGATGAAGAGTTGGACGAGTCGTTCGGTGCCGACCCGGATCCGGTCACCCAAGGCGAATTCGACGAGGGGGTCGCCGAAGGTCAGCAGCAGGCCGAGGCCTGCGCCGCCGAGTACGGCGACGCGCTGCGGACGTACTCCACCAAGCAGACCGCACACGACATGGAGGCGATCCGGGTGGCGCTCGGCGACGGCGAGCTCAACTACCTCGGGTTCTCGTACGGCACGCTGCTCGGCGCCACCTACGCCCACATGTATCCCGACCGGATCCGGAGCATGGTGCTCGACGGCGCGATCGACCCCCGGGAGGATCTGCTCACCTCGGTGGAGGGTCAGGCTCAGGGCTTCGAGCGGGCGCTGGACAACTTCTCGCAGTGGTGCGCGGACTCGCCGGACGAGTGTTCGCTGCGGCCCGACGCGCGTACCGCCGTGAGCGACGCGATCGAGGCGGCGCGGGACGAGCCGGTGACCGGCCCGGACGGCCGGGAGGCGACCGCCGGCTGGGTCTTCTGGGCGGTGATCGCCACCCTCTACTCGCAGGATCTGTGGCCGCAGCTCGCCGCCGCCCTGGAGCAGCTTGACGCCGGCGACCCGGCGGTGGTCTTCGAACTCGCCGACGCTTACACCCGGCGCGACGCCGAGGGCAACTACGACAACATGTTCGACGCCAACACCGTGATCAACTGCGCCGACTCTGACACGGAGGTCACCGTCGAGCAGGTCCGCGACCTGCAGGAAGAGTGGCGGGACGAGTACCCGGTCTTCGGGGCACCGCTGGCGGTCGGCGTGGCCGGGTGCGCGCTCTGGCCGGTGCCGAGCGACCCCTACCCCACCGGGCCCGCCGAGGGGGCACCGCCGATCCTGGTCATCGGCACGCTCGGCGACCCGGCCACCCCGTACGAGGCGACCGCGGGGCTGGCGGAGCTGCTCGGCGTCGGCGTGGTGCTCACCTACGAGGGTGAGGGCCACACCGCTTATCCGGAGGTCAGCTGTATCGCCGACGCGGTCGACGCCTACCTGATCGACCTGACCGTCCCCGAGGAAGGAACCCGCTGCCCGGCGGAGTGA
- a CDS encoding ATP-dependent DNA ligase: MELPVNPPLEPMLAKSVPEIPHAAGMTYEPKWDGFRCLVFRDGDQVELGSRGGKTMQRYFPEVVEQVLGQLPRRCVVDGELVVIRREPGALPRLDFEQLQQRIHPAASRVRRLAEETPAEFIAFDLLAIDDEALLTAPFPERQARLAGALAGVTPPVHLTPSTTDPAVAEHWFQIFEGAGLDGVIAKPPDLPYAPGKRSMFKVKHARTADCVVAGFRWHKSGPVVGSLLLGLYDEQGGLRFVGVSASFTAARRRELLDELEPHRVTDLTGHPWAEWAGEPGTRMPGAVSRWSAGKTLEWQPLRPELVVEVGYDAMEGDRFRHTAQFKRWRPDRDPRSCDYSQLEQPIRYDVDQVLAGNQ; encoded by the coding sequence GTGGAGCTACCGGTCAACCCGCCGCTCGAGCCGATGCTCGCCAAGAGCGTGCCCGAGATCCCCCACGCCGCCGGCATGACGTATGAGCCCAAGTGGGACGGCTTCCGCTGCCTCGTCTTTCGCGATGGTGACCAGGTGGAGCTGGGCAGCCGGGGCGGCAAGACCATGCAGCGTTACTTCCCAGAGGTGGTCGAGCAGGTGCTCGGCCAGCTCCCGCGCAGGTGTGTGGTCGACGGCGAGCTGGTCGTGATCCGCCGCGAGCCGGGCGCCCTGCCCCGCCTCGACTTCGAGCAGCTGCAACAGCGGATCCACCCTGCCGCGTCCCGGGTGCGGCGGCTGGCCGAGGAGACGCCGGCCGAGTTCATCGCCTTCGACCTGCTGGCGATCGACGACGAAGCATTGTTGACGGCCCCGTTCCCTGAGCGGCAGGCCCGGCTGGCCGGGGCGCTGGCCGGCGTCACCCCACCGGTCCACCTCACCCCGAGCACCACCGACCCGGCCGTCGCCGAGCACTGGTTCCAGATCTTCGAGGGCGCCGGGCTCGACGGGGTGATCGCCAAACCACCGGACCTGCCGTACGCCCCGGGTAAGCGATCGATGTTCAAGGTGAAGCACGCCCGTACTGCCGATTGTGTGGTCGCCGGCTTCCGCTGGCACAAGTCCGGGCCGGTGGTCGGTTCCCTGCTGCTCGGCCTCTACGACGAGCAGGGCGGCCTCCGGTTCGTCGGCGTCTCGGCGAGCTTCACCGCCGCCCGGCGCCGGGAGCTGCTCGACGAGCTTGAGCCGCACCGGGTGACCGATCTCACCGGGCATCCCTGGGCAGAGTGGGCCGGCGAGCCCGGCACCCGGATGCCCGGCGCGGTGAGCCGCTGGAGCGCCGGCAAGACGCTGGAGTGGCAGCCGCTACGGCCGGAGCTGGTGGTGGAGGTCGGCTACGACGCGATGGAGGGCGACCGGTTCCGGCACACCGCCCAGTTCAAGCGGTGGCGCCCCGACCGCGACCCGCGCTCCTGCGACTACAGCCAACTCGAGCAACCGATCCGGTACGACGTCGACCAAGTGCTCGCGGGCAACCAGTAA
- a CDS encoding DUF4142 domain-containing protein, translating into MIPRRPRRVRWQRFAALLAAAGIGLAVAVLPAIPAHAQEEGFVDTEWGPLGPADRDLLIKVRYAGLWEIPAGRMAQEKGTTEQIREIGRFIAEEHIELDDATRELAATLGVLLPNEVYADNQVFLDRMERASGEDFDLEFIMRLREAHGEIYPQIAFVRAGTQNDLMRDFADTGEQFVNRHMEYLESSGIVDWLHIQPPPEPHGTRSRFLSASPAGVDPLFVWGLLGVAAAAGTVTVIRTVRPR; encoded by the coding sequence ATGATTCCACGCCGGCCGCGTCGGGTGCGCTGGCAACGTTTCGCAGCTCTGTTGGCCGCCGCCGGGATCGGCTTGGCGGTGGCGGTGCTGCCAGCGATCCCCGCGCACGCACAAGAAGAGGGCTTCGTCGACACCGAGTGGGGGCCGCTCGGGCCCGCTGACCGGGACCTGTTGATCAAGGTGCGGTACGCCGGACTGTGGGAGATCCCCGCCGGCCGGATGGCCCAGGAGAAGGGCACCACCGAGCAGATCCGCGAGATCGGCCGGTTCATCGCCGAGGAACACATCGAGCTCGACGACGCCACCCGCGAACTCGCCGCCACCCTCGGCGTGCTGCTGCCGAACGAGGTGTACGCGGACAACCAGGTCTTCCTCGACCGGATGGAGCGGGCCTCGGGTGAAGACTTCGACCTGGAGTTCATCATGCGACTTCGGGAGGCCCACGGTGAGATCTACCCGCAGATCGCCTTCGTCCGGGCCGGCACCCAGAACGACCTGATGCGCGACTTCGCCGACACCGGCGAGCAGTTCGTCAACCGGCACATGGAGTATCTCGAGAGCTCCGGCATCGTCGACTGGCTGCACATTCAACCGCCACCCGAGCCGCACGGCACCCGGAGCCGCTTCCTGAGCGCCAGCCCTGCCGGGGTTGACCCGCTGTTCGTCTGGGGCCTGCTGGGCGTGGCGGCCGCCGCCGGCACCGTCACGGTGATCCGGACTGTGCGTCCTCGGTGA
- a CDS encoding ferredoxin, translated as MRSVQESLHLVAATVGFLSFFLMWLAVMWGMFLRNGWALTWVRHSTLLATHTTVALLGLTLGAVHAAAQLAKPANLFTVLDVLVPFYHWRDPIGTGVGIIGLYIMIAAAMSIMIQRWLGYSRWRALHTMTYVGFTLVTAHVLISGSDTGIAFLTYGVAGSWVVTVVVWLLTTPAVATIRSWLSGGEEKAARQKVQDVSVDVSAQRCARFGFCEHEAPDVFRLRSDGRLAYRASVPAEEAAPVVRAAEVCPARAITLSKVPTSMLTPGPPEPGRRDTGPPEEPVSPAVAGGPRRRRTPRYRD; from the coding sequence GTGCGCAGTGTCCAGGAGAGTTTGCACCTCGTCGCCGCCACGGTGGGCTTCCTATCTTTCTTCTTGATGTGGCTCGCCGTGATGTGGGGAATGTTCCTTCGTAACGGATGGGCCTTGACCTGGGTTCGTCACTCGACGTTACTGGCGACCCACACCACGGTGGCGTTACTCGGGCTCACTCTCGGGGCGGTTCACGCCGCGGCGCAGCTAGCCAAGCCGGCGAACCTGTTCACGGTGCTCGATGTACTGGTGCCCTTCTATCACTGGCGGGACCCGATCGGGACCGGGGTGGGGATCATCGGCCTGTACATCATGATCGCGGCGGCGATGTCGATCATGATCCAGCGTTGGTTGGGGTACAGCCGGTGGCGGGCGCTCCACACCATGACCTACGTGGGCTTCACTCTGGTGACCGCCCACGTCCTGATCTCCGGCTCGGACACCGGCATCGCCTTCCTCACCTACGGCGTCGCCGGTTCCTGGGTGGTCACGGTGGTGGTATGGCTACTCACCACCCCGGCGGTCGCCACCATCCGCAGCTGGCTCTCCGGCGGAGAGGAGAAGGCGGCACGGCAGAAGGTGCAGGACGTCTCGGTGGATGTCAGCGCCCAGCGGTGCGCCCGATTCGGCTTCTGCGAGCACGAAGCCCCGGACGTCTTCCGGCTGCGCAGCGACGGCCGGCTGGCCTACCGGGCGTCGGTGCCGGCCGAGGAGGCCGCGCCGGTGGTGCGCGCCGCTGAGGTCTGCCCGGCCCGCGCCATCACCCTGAGTAAGGTCCCCACCAGCATGCTCACCCCGGGCCCGCCGGAGCCGGGCCGTCGGGACACTGGGCCACCCGAAGAACCGGTCTCGCCCGCGGTAGCGGGCGGTCCTCGCCGCCGGCGTACCCCCCGCTATCGCGACTAG